A region from the Bacillus thuringiensis genome encodes:
- a CDS encoding HNH endonuclease domain-containing protein, which yields MIKLDSTILENYKQEYSKNTLNIINANYKVKKSKMQQLNLFNSQKLEILFGNWSIKFLNDLLNQPIEYIIKNYSEVKKYYEVAQMVNYSKFKINHELARYGLKKNTSSRQDFRKQFVQKYSNDWLTKILKKHPEYFKTDVNFKKMIKEVKEQLLNLNELISHFINYDFIDPITRHELLVSMDIPVCPYCNRQYITSYYSDNNLKKTTADLDHFLPKSYFSLFSLSLHNFVPSCQICNSRFKLNKGLEIINPYIDNFHAKFTVSLKKDSEIDSILGVDSEFELSLKIIEKNLNKKIIIKNTADLFQLNNVYQIHKNLVREILYKNRVYTKTHKEQLKKLFEQDMKLTETDINLFLYGNDLSPDNFHLKPLSKLSYDVLKDIDVTK from the coding sequence TTGATTAAGCTTGATTCTACTATTTTAGAAAATTACAAACAGGAATATTCAAAAAACACACTAAATATAATAAATGCTAACTATAAAGTTAAAAAATCTAAGATGCAACAATTAAATCTGTTCAACTCCCAAAAATTAGAAATATTATTTGGCAATTGGAGCATAAAATTTCTAAATGATTTATTAAATCAGCCAATCGAGTATATTATCAAAAATTATAGTGAAGTAAAAAAATATTATGAGGTGGCACAAATGGTTAACTACAGCAAGTTCAAAATTAATCATGAACTTGCAAGATATGGATTAAAGAAAAATACTTCTTCAAGACAAGATTTTAGAAAACAGTTTGTACAAAAATATTCTAATGATTGGCTAACAAAAATTCTAAAAAAGCATCCTGAATATTTTAAGACTGATGTTAATTTCAAAAAAATGATTAAAGAAGTTAAAGAACAACTTCTTAATCTTAATGAATTAATTTCACATTTTATAAACTATGATTTTATTGACCCTATAACTCGACATGAATTACTAGTAAGTATGGATATACCGGTTTGTCCATACTGTAATAGACAATACATAACATCTTATTATTCAGACAACAATCTAAAGAAAACTACTGCTGATTTAGATCACTTTCTACCCAAATCATATTTCTCATTATTTTCTTTAAGTCTACATAACTTTGTACCGTCTTGCCAAATTTGCAATTCAAGATTCAAATTAAATAAAGGTCTAGAAATTATAAATCCTTATATCGATAATTTTCATGCTAAATTTACCGTATCTCTAAAAAAAGATTCAGAAATTGACTCAATTCTAGGGGTAGATTCCGAGTTTGAACTAAGTTTAAAAATTATTGAAAAAAATCTAAATAAAAAAATCATTATTAAAAACACCGCCGATTTATTCCAACTAAATAATGTATACCAAATCCATAAAAATTTAGTAAGGGAAATTTTATATAAAAATAGAGTGTATACAAAAACTCATAAAGAACAATTAAAAAAATTATTTGAACAAGATATGAAGTTAACTGAAACTGATATTAACCTTTTTTTATACGGAAATGATCTTAGCCCGGATAACTTTCATCTTAAGCCCTTATCAAAATTATCTTATGATGTACTAAAAGATATCGATGTTACAAAATAA
- a CDS encoding AAA family ATPase, with translation MYPQLLFVYTENLRNCFNNQNFCFTNDFDISFVSNQLLIHPKSNPYIDLFGEKISNINLIVGKNGAGKSTLLDLIGSPKTERMSLLNRHNGNFFSYIMLYHLKDNEFILEGTNFNIIKNLEGVPKGISHEYSIIITYDYKNCKAFYKKYIQSKTNSKKQATENEIAHILYYKNRPNYNWIKHESVVDQDTHVGVNRQYLNKTSLFSIYGFLAEESDAKQALRLSNIDNLFIKIEPGHIYSLNIYYEEFFELYGKHLDSILSLDEEMLIPHLQKKELPYSKKQLYIIKFLEIFTLKIVDCAYRLIKTPQQKEEFSKGLNNIIQSNEHPCKNYKNRLDYLEETIEFSDGFIENIEKYSNGYYIFATELLILFNSIDELYYTNANTIDIPLSEGIKPNISNILSFVQKKLPGFMHDCIDFKFGNMSYGETAFINIFSNIFNSISIADMNSKLKTIIIILDEPDLAFHPEWSRNLIYYLYNMLNNVVLSRNVKFQIFITTHSPFIVSDIPKELITCIEIVNDNGNTYRVVKKAEFGLMGNFYDIVQNNFFMSSPIGEFAKQLFKKILSNINMLEKIDKNERAYEIESIKLTINSIDELIIRKKLLQYLNEKQVELGEGSVD, from the coding sequence ATGTATCCACAACTACTATTCGTATATACCGAAAACTTACGTAACTGTTTTAATAATCAAAACTTTTGTTTTACAAATGATTTCGATATTTCATTTGTTTCTAATCAATTATTAATCCATCCAAAGTCAAATCCCTATATTGATCTTTTTGGAGAAAAAATAAGTAATATCAACTTAATTGTTGGGAAAAATGGGGCTGGCAAGTCTACTTTATTAGATTTAATAGGCTCTCCAAAAACTGAAAGAATGTCTTTACTTAATAGACATAATGGGAATTTTTTTAGCTATATCATGTTATACCACCTAAAAGATAATGAATTTATTTTAGAAGGAACAAACTTTAATATTATAAAAAATTTAGAGGGAGTCCCAAAAGGAATATCTCATGAATACAGTATAATAATTACTTATGACTATAAGAACTGTAAAGCTTTCTATAAAAAATACATTCAGTCCAAAACAAATTCAAAAAAACAAGCCACTGAAAACGAAATTGCACATATTCTATACTATAAAAATAGACCAAATTATAACTGGATTAAACACGAAAGCGTTGTTGATCAAGATACACATGTTGGAGTTAATAGACAATATCTAAACAAAACTTCATTATTTTCAATATATGGATTTCTTGCAGAAGAGTCTGACGCTAAACAAGCATTAAGATTATCAAACATTGATAACCTTTTTATAAAAATAGAGCCAGGTCATATATATAGCTTAAATATTTATTACGAAGAATTTTTCGAGTTATACGGTAAACATTTAGATTCTATCTTAAGTTTAGATGAGGAAATGTTAATTCCTCATCTTCAAAAAAAAGAATTACCTTACTCTAAAAAACAACTATATATAATAAAATTTTTAGAAATATTCACTTTAAAAATTGTGGATTGTGCATATAGATTAATTAAAACACCTCAACAAAAAGAGGAATTCTCTAAAGGGCTTAATAACATTATTCAATCAAACGAGCATCCTTGTAAAAATTATAAAAATAGATTAGATTACCTCGAAGAAACAATTGAATTTTCTGATGGTTTCATCGAAAATATAGAGAAATATTCCAATGGTTATTACATATTTGCAACGGAATTGTTAATTCTTTTCAATTCTATCGACGAATTATATTATACTAACGCTAATACTATTGATATTCCCTTAAGTGAGGGCATCAAACCTAATATTAGCAATATTTTATCCTTTGTCCAAAAGAAACTTCCGGGATTTATGCATGACTGTATAGATTTTAAATTCGGGAATATGAGTTATGGCGAAACTGCATTTATAAATATATTTTCAAATATATTTAATTCCATTTCCATTGCTGATATGAATAGTAAATTGAAGACAATTATAATAATTCTAGATGAACCCGATTTAGCTTTTCATCCAGAATGGTCAAGAAACCTAATTTACTATTTATACAACATGTTAAATAATGTGGTACTTTCAAGAAATGTTAAATTCCAAATATTTATTACAACCCACTCTCCTTTTATTGTATCCGATATTCCTAAAGAACTCATAACATGTATAGAGATTGTAAATGACAACGGAAATACATATAGAGTTGTTAAAAAAGCCGAGTTTGGACTTATGGGGAATTTTTATGACATTGTACAAAATAACTTTTTTATGTCATCACCCATTGGAGAATTTGCCAAGCAGCTTTTCAAAAAAATATTAAGTAATATAAATATGTTAGAAAAGATAGATAAAAATGAGCGGGCATATGAAATTGAATCTATCAAACTTACAATCAATTCTATTGACGAATTAATTATTAGAAAAAAATTATTACAGTATTTAAATGAAAAACAAGTTGAATTAGGAGAGGGTTCTGTTGATTAA
- a CDS encoding LacI family DNA-binding transcriptional regulator — protein sequence MKPTIYDVAEKAGVSIATVSKVINQTGRISEKTINKVNQVMDELDYQPSSVAAALTGKKTYTIGVLVPDISNPFFAEVARAFENSARESGYTLILCSTDHQTKREHEYIDLLFKKQVDGIIIATELNDYKLVKKIVNRDLPLVLFTVDHPSITTHVVTTDDMRGGYLAGSYLTQKGHTSLTIMMEKDRKSSLGRLNGFKQALTDSGISLDDEAIISCYSTVEDSKRASKELLHLPNRPTAVFACTDLIAICLMNEARKQGLSIPEDLSIIGFDNTIYAEIADPGLTTIEQPIKQMAACTFEQLLKTMEMKEHAKQKITIIPQLVERSSVKDIT from the coding sequence GTGAAACCAACAATTTATGATGTTGCGGAAAAAGCAGGTGTATCAATAGCGACTGTATCCAAGGTAATTAATCAAACTGGACGTATTAGTGAAAAAACAATAAACAAAGTAAATCAGGTAATGGATGAATTAGATTACCAACCAAGTAGTGTAGCGGCAGCGTTAACAGGTAAAAAAACATATACAATTGGGGTACTTGTCCCAGATATCTCAAACCCATTTTTTGCTGAAGTAGCAAGAGCTTTTGAAAATAGTGCACGTGAATCAGGGTATACACTCATTTTATGTAGTACAGACCATCAAACAAAACGTGAGCATGAATACATTGATTTATTATTTAAAAAGCAAGTAGATGGCATTATTATTGCAACGGAGCTAAATGATTATAAACTTGTAAAAAAAATCGTAAATCGAGATTTGCCACTTGTATTATTCACTGTAGATCATCCTTCCATCACGACTCATGTTGTGACAACTGATGATATGAGGGGAGGGTATCTAGCTGGAAGTTATTTAACGCAGAAAGGCCATACATCTTTAACGATTATGATGGAGAAGGATAGAAAAAGTAGCTTAGGGAGATTGAATGGTTTCAAACAAGCTCTTACGGATTCAGGGATTTCGTTAGATGATGAGGCTATCATTAGCTGCTATTCGACAGTGGAAGATAGTAAACGTGCAAGTAAGGAATTACTTCATTTGCCTAACAGGCCTACAGCCGTTTTTGCTTGTACAGATTTGATCGCTATATGCCTTATGAATGAAGCAAGAAAACAAGGACTTTCAATTCCGGAAGATTTATCAATAATCGGATTTGATAATACAATCTATGCTGAGATTGCAGATCCAGGGTTAACAACAATTGAGCAACCCATTAAACAAATGGCAGCCTGTACGTTTGAACAACTGCTAAAAACGATGGAAATGAAGGAGCATGCTAAGCAAAAAATTACAATTATTCCTCAGTTAGTAGAGCGATCCTCAGTAAAGGATATTACATGA
- a CDS encoding MFS transporter has translation MNAISSNKTFMDKIGIPSNLTWGYIGIIVFMIGDGLEQGWLSPYLVEKGLTLEHAAFLFTIYGITVSASSWFSGVFVQMWGPRKVMTFGLVSFILGSIGFIGIGIQHMNYPVILICYALRGFGYPLFAYSFLVWVSYSTPQQMLSRAVGWFWFVFQLGLSVIGAFYSSYMVPKIGEIATLWSALIFVVVGGLFSIVVNKDKFKAQSVSANKSSELLKGITIAFENPKVGIGGIVKIINSAAQFGFVVFLPTYMMKYNFTMTEWLQIWGTLFFVNMVFNIIFGIVGDKFGWVNTIKWFGGVGCGIVTLALYYVPQMVGHNYWAVLFVACCYGATLAGYVPLTALVPSLSPENKGAAMSVLNLGSGLSAFVGPLVVTVFIGPLGVGGVMWIFAGLYFFGAFLTHFLTIPKENEMEQDLNTKNGEQFSV, from the coding sequence ATGAACGCTATTAGTTCAAACAAAACATTTATGGACAAGATTGGGATCCCTTCTAATTTAACTTGGGGATACATAGGGATTATCGTTTTTATGATTGGGGACGGGTTAGAACAGGGATGGTTATCCCCTTATCTCGTTGAAAAAGGACTAACGCTAGAACACGCTGCTTTCCTGTTTACTATTTACGGAATTACTGTATCTGCTTCTTCTTGGTTTTCTGGGGTATTTGTACAAATGTGGGGACCAAGAAAAGTCATGACATTTGGTTTAGTATCATTCATTTTAGGATCAATCGGGTTCATAGGTATTGGAATTCAACATATGAATTATCCCGTAATATTAATTTGCTATGCCCTACGAGGGTTCGGTTATCCTTTATTTGCTTATTCTTTTCTAGTTTGGGTATCTTACAGTACGCCTCAACAAATGCTTTCAAGAGCAGTTGGCTGGTTCTGGTTCGTATTCCAGCTAGGGCTTAGTGTTATAGGAGCCTTTTATTCTAGCTATATGGTTCCGAAAATCGGAGAAATCGCTACATTATGGAGTGCTTTAATTTTTGTTGTCGTCGGTGGATTATTCTCAATTGTTGTGAATAAGGATAAATTTAAGGCACAATCCGTAAGCGCTAACAAATCAAGTGAATTACTAAAAGGCATTACCATCGCATTTGAAAATCCTAAAGTTGGTATAGGCGGTATTGTAAAAATTATAAACTCGGCCGCTCAGTTTGGATTTGTTGTTTTCCTACCTACCTATATGATGAAATATAATTTTACGATGACTGAATGGCTTCAAATTTGGGGTACTCTATTCTTTGTAAATATGGTGTTTAATATTATTTTTGGTATTGTTGGAGACAAGTTTGGTTGGGTAAATACAATTAAATGGTTCGGAGGAGTCGGTTGCGGTATTGTAACTCTTGCACTCTATTATGTACCACAAATGGTAGGACATAATTATTGGGCAGTATTATTTGTTGCCTGTTGCTACGGAGCAACACTTGCCGGGTATGTACCTCTTACCGCATTAGTCCCATCTTTATCTCCTGAAAATAAAGGAGCTGCAATGTCTGTCTTAAATTTAGGTTCAGGATTATCAGCATTCGTTGGGCCATTAGTAGTAACTGTTTTCATCGGTCCATTAGGTGTTGGCGGCGTGATGTGGATCTTTGCTGGTTTGTATTTCTTTGGTGCATTTTTAACTCATTTCCTTACTATTCCAAAGGAGAATGAGATGGAGCAGGATTTAAATACGAAAAACGGTGAGCAATTCTCTGTATAA
- the iolG gene encoding inositol 2-dehydrogenase has translation MNVLKIGIIGAGRIGKLHVDNLQLMPQVKIKAVSDVVISHLEKWAQDKGISTLTTNYQDLLTDPEIDAVFICSPTNTHAQFIKEAALAKKHIFCEKPVSFSVEETLEALEVVKEQGVSLQVGFNRRFDPNFRKVYDLIQQGEVGQPHILKITSRDPQPPSIEYVRSSGGLFMDMMIHDFDMARYVMNSEVVEVFAYGTTLIDPSIQEVDDVDTAIVTLKFANGALGVIDNSRQAVYGYDQRVEVFGEKGAVAADNCCPTTVQVSKTEGVVKDKPLYFFLERYTQAYIEEVTQFTKSIIEGQAVICSGNDGLQAERIAKAAKESLLTGKPVQIEHKQPALNQ, from the coding sequence ATGAACGTTTTAAAAATTGGGATTATTGGTGCTGGACGAATTGGGAAACTACATGTTGATAATTTGCAGCTTATGCCACAAGTGAAAATTAAAGCGGTTTCAGATGTAGTAATTAGTCATCTAGAAAAGTGGGCTCAAGATAAAGGAATTTCCACTCTGACTACAAACTATCAGGATTTATTAACAGATCCAGAAATTGATGCTGTCTTTATTTGCTCACCAACAAATACACATGCGCAATTTATTAAAGAAGCGGCTCTTGCGAAAAAACATATTTTCTGCGAAAAGCCTGTTAGTTTCTCGGTAGAAGAAACTTTAGAAGCATTAGAAGTGGTAAAAGAACAGGGAGTATCTCTTCAAGTAGGTTTTAATCGTCGTTTTGATCCTAACTTCAGGAAAGTATATGATCTTATTCAACAAGGCGAAGTGGGGCAGCCGCATATTTTAAAAATTACGTCACGCGATCCACAACCGCCAAGTATAGAATATGTTCGTTCTTCAGGCGGATTGTTTATGGATATGATGATTCATGATTTTGATATGGCTCGTTATGTGATGAATAGTGAAGTCGTTGAAGTATTTGCATATGGAACAACATTAATTGATCCATCCATTCAGGAAGTAGATGATGTTGATACTGCAATTGTTACATTAAAATTTGCGAATGGAGCTTTAGGGGTAATTGATAATAGCCGCCAAGCTGTTTATGGATATGACCAGCGTGTAGAAGTGTTTGGTGAAAAAGGCGCGGTTGCTGCGGATAATTGCTGCCCGACAACAGTTCAAGTGTCAAAAACAGAAGGTGTTGTAAAAGATAAGCCGCTTTATTTCTTCTTAGAGCGTTACACGCAAGCTTACATTGAGGAAGTAACACAATTTACAAAGTCAATTATAGAAGGACAAGCTGTTATTTGCAGTGGTAATGATGGATTACAAGCAGAGCGAATTGCGAAGGCTGCGAAGGAATCCTTACTAACAGGAAAACCTGTACAAATTGAACATAAACAGCCTGCATTAAACCAATAA
- the iolC gene encoding 5-dehydro-2-deoxygluconokinase, producing the protein MNPLIFKEDCPLDLIAVGRLCVDLNANETQRPMEETRTFTKYVGGSPANIAIGAARLGLQTGFIGKVSDDQMGRFITGYLKDNNINTDQIRIDRTGAVTGLAFTEIKSPEDCSILMYRDNVADLNLDPTEVSEEYIKQSKALLISGTALAKSPSREAVFLVLEYARKHDVVVFFDVDYRPYTWQSEAETAVYYNLAAEKSDVIIGTREEFDMMEKLLNYEQSNDQVTAERWFSHHAKIVVIKHGGDGSIAYTRDGESHRGGIFKTKVLKTFGAGDSYASAFIYGLMQGLEIPQAMRLGGASASIVISKHSCSDAMPTRAEISAFMETAEELV; encoded by the coding sequence ATGAATCCACTTATTTTTAAAGAAGATTGTCCATTAGACCTTATTGCAGTTGGACGTTTATGCGTTGATTTAAATGCTAATGAAACACAACGTCCAATGGAAGAAACAAGAACATTTACTAAATATGTAGGAGGTTCTCCTGCGAATATTGCGATTGGTGCTGCACGTCTTGGCTTACAAACAGGATTTATCGGTAAAGTGTCCGATGACCAAATGGGCCGCTTTATTACTGGGTACCTAAAGGACAACAATATTAATACAGATCAGATACGTATCGATCGTACAGGTGCAGTGACAGGTTTAGCATTTACAGAAATTAAAAGCCCTGAAGATTGCAGTATTTTAATGTATCGCGACAATGTCGCAGACTTAAACCTTGATCCAACAGAGGTATCTGAGGAATATATTAAACAATCAAAAGCACTCTTAATTTCAGGAACAGCTTTAGCGAAAAGTCCTTCTCGCGAGGCGGTATTTTTAGTGTTAGAATATGCGCGTAAGCATGATGTAGTTGTATTTTTTGATGTGGATTACCGCCCTTATACATGGCAGTCAGAAGCTGAAACGGCTGTGTATTACAATCTAGCGGCTGAAAAATCTGATGTCATTATTGGAACGCGTGAAGAATTCGATATGATGGAAAAACTATTAAACTATGAACAATCTAATGACCAAGTTACGGCTGAAAGATGGTTTTCTCATCATGCCAAAATCGTCGTAATTAAGCACGGCGGAGATGGTTCAATCGCTTATACGAGAGACGGGGAATCTCACCGCGGCGGTATCTTTAAAACAAAGGTGTTAAAGACGTTTGGCGCTGGCGATTCATATGCTTCTGCGTTTATTTATGGCTTAATGCAAGGGCTTGAGATTCCTCAAGCGATGCGATTAGGAGGCGCTTCTGCTTCAATCGTTATTTCGAAACATAGCTGTTCTGATGCAATGCCAACAAGGGCAGAGATTTCTGCATTCATGGAAACGGCTGAGGAATTGGTATAG
- a CDS encoding CoA-acylating methylmalonate-semialdehyde dehydrogenase codes for MTVQTAQIVKNYIGGEWVESISTKMEAVYNPATGEVIAQVPLSTKEDVEHAVLAANEAFKSWSKTAVPKRARILFKYQQLLVDNWEELAKLITIENGKSYNEAYGEVLRGIECVEFAAGAPTLMMGKQLPDIATGIESGMYRYPIGVIGGITPFNFPMMVPCWMFPLAIACGNTFVLKPSERTPLLAGRLAELAAEAGLPKGVLNIINGAHDVVNGLLEHKLVKAISFVGSQPVAEYVYKKGTENLKRVQALAGAKNHSIVLNDANLELATKQIISAAFGSAGERCMAASVVTVEEDIADQLVNRLVEEANKIVIGNGLDEGVFLGPVIRDNHKERTIGYIDSGVEQGATLVRDGREDTAVKGAGYFVGPTIFDHVTKEMKIWQDEIFAPVLSIVRVKSLDEAIEIANESRFANGACIYTDSGASVRQFRETIESGMLGVNVGVPAPMAFFPFSGWKDSFYGDLHANGTDGVEFYTRKKMLTSRWEK; via the coding sequence ATGACAGTTCAAACAGCACAAATTGTAAAAAACTACATTGGCGGCGAATGGGTAGAATCCATTTCAACTAAGATGGAAGCTGTATATAATCCTGCAACAGGAGAAGTAATCGCTCAAGTACCACTTTCAACAAAAGAAGATGTTGAACATGCTGTATTAGCAGCAAATGAAGCGTTCAAATCTTGGTCTAAAACGGCTGTGCCAAAACGCGCTCGTATTCTATTTAAATATCAACAATTACTAGTAGATAACTGGGAAGAGTTAGCGAAACTGATTACTATTGAAAATGGAAAAAGCTATAACGAGGCTTACGGTGAAGTTCTTCGTGGTATTGAGTGCGTTGAGTTTGCAGCGGGTGCTCCGACATTAATGATGGGAAAACAGCTTCCTGATATTGCGACAGGTATTGAATCTGGTATGTATCGTTACCCAATTGGTGTTATAGGCGGCATTACACCTTTTAACTTCCCAATGATGGTTCCATGCTGGATGTTCCCACTTGCAATTGCTTGTGGTAATACATTTGTATTAAAACCTTCAGAGCGTACACCACTTCTAGCAGGAAGACTAGCAGAATTAGCTGCAGAAGCAGGATTACCAAAAGGTGTATTAAATATCATAAATGGCGCTCACGATGTAGTAAACGGTCTTCTGGAACATAAATTAGTGAAGGCAATTTCATTTGTAGGTTCTCAACCTGTCGCAGAATATGTATACAAAAAAGGAACAGAAAACTTAAAACGCGTGCAAGCATTAGCGGGTGCGAAAAACCATTCCATTGTATTAAATGATGCGAATCTTGAACTAGCAACAAAGCAAATTATTAGTGCTGCATTCGGTTCAGCTGGTGAGCGTTGTATGGCTGCTTCTGTAGTAACAGTAGAAGAAGATATTGCAGATCAATTAGTTAATAGATTAGTAGAAGAAGCGAATAAAATTGTGATTGGCAATGGTCTTGATGAAGGTGTATTTTTAGGGCCAGTTATTCGTGATAACCATAAAGAGCGCACAATTGGTTACATCGATTCAGGTGTAGAACAGGGCGCTACATTAGTTCGTGATGGACGCGAAGATACAGCTGTAAAAGGAGCTGGTTACTTCGTTGGGCCAACAATTTTTGACCATGTTACAAAAGAAATGAAAATCTGGCAAGATGAGATTTTTGCTCCTGTTTTATCTATTGTTCGTGTGAAATCATTGGATGAAGCGATTGAAATTGCCAATGAGTCTCGTTTTGCAAATGGAGCTTGCATTTATACAGATAGCGGGGCAAGTGTACGTCAATTCCGTGAAACTATTGAATCAGGTATGTTAGGTGTGAATGTTGGGGTTCCGGCGCCAATGGCATTCTTCCCGTTCTCTGGTTGGAAAGACTCTTTCTATGGTGATCTTCATGCGAACGGTACGGACGGCGTTGAGTTTTATACAAGAAAGAAAATGCTTACATCTCGTTGGGAAAAGTAA